In Laspinema palackyanum D2c, one genomic interval encodes:
- a CDS encoding Calx-beta domain-containing protein: MVEPETQREYEAGKVLVKFKDGISADDIEKTVNALGAIEIDELFVGSSWKVLSFDSDTDIIGVRDALSEDTNVAETELNYIAPSTFVNDSSFNKLWGLHNTGQTGGKVDADIDAVEAWQQQTGKKSVVVAVIDSGGDYRHQDLAANNWRNTGEIAGNGIDDDGNGFVDDVYGYDFHNNDGDPMDDNGHGTHVAGTIGAKGNNNLGIVGVNHDVSLMHLKFLNNNGSGSTYNAVRAVEYAIKMGADVINASFGGGGYSSAFYDVIQKAQNAGITFVAAAGNNNNNNDDKPYYPTNYNVGNVISVAATDHQDNLAYFSNYGDKTVDLGAPGVGILSTLPGNKYASYNGTSMAAPHVAGAAALLLAEDSSLTPTQIKDILMKTVDPLTSLQGKTVTGGRLNLNNALKAVNQTPQKATINVTSPDWYAQETRSGQSENSGYFEITRSGGNTNQSQTVYYSVSGNATNGSDYAHLWNSVVIPAGKTSVKVPIHVIDDSVYEGTEFVSLTLQSSSAYDLGSSKSSSVYIYDNDPQSESTISLITSDSYASERKWSESQNSGLFRVYRSGGDNSKSETIRYTVSGTAGNGSDYNYLPGYITIPAGSSYANLPITVRDDSTYEGLENVQLTLSAGSNYKLSSSKSGTVWIYDNDSPSKSTINIQSYDTYASENGNSGYVKVSRSGGNNSQSERVYYSITGSSSNGNDYSYLNSYIDIPAGSTTAYIPINPINDSIYEGTESVSINLQSSSAYNTGSSTNGTVYIYDNDPKPKSTINLYSNDTSGWERNAGETPNDGQFYVYRSGGDNSKAETVYYSVSGSATNGSDYSYLSGYVTIPAGSSFAYIPVDITNDSSYEGTEQVQLTLNSNSNYLVGSNTTRTVTIYDNDPKPKSTINLYSNDTSGWERNAGETPNDGQFYVYRSGGDNSKAETVYYSVSGSATNGSDYSYLSGYVTIPAGSSFAYIPVDITNDSSYEGTEQVQLTLNSNSNYLVGSNTTRTVTIYDNDFKSTISINGYDNYATEDGNSGYVQVSRSGGNNSQSERVYYSISGSASNGNDYSYLNSYIDIPAGSTTAYIAINPINDSIYEGTETVSINLQSSSAYNTGSSTNGMVYIYDNDFKSTINISSYDTYANENDGLGDRGSVKVSRSGGDNSRSETVYYSVSGTATNGSDYNRLSGSVTIPAGATTTYIPIIAIDDSTYEGTEQLQLTLQSSSAYNTGSSTSGMVYIYDNDPQPKSTISISNYDRYAMEGVHQGSIQVTRSGGNNSQSERVYYSISGSAGNGSDYTYLPGYIDIPAGSTTTYITVRPNNDSNYEGTEEVRVNLQSSSNYNTGSSTSGYVYIYDDDPEPKSTINISNHDTNADENGNDGYVKVTRSGGNNSQSERVYYSISGSAINGSDYSYINSYIDIPAGLTTAYIPVRPINDSTYEGTEYMWVTLQSSSTYNTGSSTSGYVNIYDNDVAGNPDIDIQLDYYSSFSSTVKNAMEQAARNWEAIITKDKVASGVLQIAVTQGYQTMQGESWGHWGEATWTTYPYQQNARYDLTTSDSFAGNYAGQSRMHFNSNVVNTLSQNYLIRLAMHEIGHTLGLDEAQNDYSLGMDAIMDSTGIDPKISEGIYNRLEWMGYEVNRNASISWS, translated from the coding sequence CTGGTAGAGCCGGAAACACAACGAGAGTACGAGGCTGGTAAAGTCCTTGTGAAATTTAAGGATGGTATCTCAGCAGATGATATTGAAAAGACCGTTAACGCCTTGGGCGCTATCGAAATCGATGAACTTTTTGTGGGAAGTTCATGGAAAGTTCTTTCCTTCGACTCTGATACAGACATTATTGGTGTTCGTGATGCTCTGTCAGAGGATACAAATGTGGCTGAAACCGAGCTGAACTATATTGCCCCCTCAACTTTTGTGAATGACTCATCTTTCAATAAGCTTTGGGGTCTGCATAATACAGGTCAAACTGGTGGCAAGGTTGATGCAGATATTGATGCCGTAGAAGCATGGCAGCAGCAAACAGGTAAAAAGTCGGTGGTTGTTGCAGTTATTGATTCTGGTGGCGACTATCGTCATCAAGATTTGGCTGCAAATAACTGGCGTAACACAGGGGAAATTGCTGGAAATGGTATTGATGATGATGGCAATGGTTTTGTCGATGATGTCTATGGCTATGATTTTCACAATAATGATGGAGATCCGATGGATGATAATGGTCATGGAACCCATGTTGCCGGAACTATTGGAGCAAAGGGCAATAATAATCTAGGGATTGTGGGTGTGAACCATGACGTGAGCTTGATGCACCTAAAATTTTTGAACAATAACGGTTCTGGATCTACATATAATGCAGTTCGTGCTGTGGAATATGCCATCAAAATGGGAGCCGATGTTATTAATGCAAGTTTTGGTGGAGGTGGTTACTCGTCAGCTTTTTATGATGTAATTCAAAAAGCTCAAAATGCAGGCATTACTTTTGTTGCCGCAGCGGGAAATAACAACAACAACAACGACGATAAACCTTACTATCCAACAAATTATAATGTTGGAAATGTTATCTCCGTTGCCGCAACAGATCACCAAGATAATTTGGCTTATTTCTCTAACTACGGTGACAAGACTGTTGATTTGGGGGCCCCAGGTGTTGGTATTCTAAGCACATTACCTGGAAATAAGTATGCTTCATACAATGGGACTTCAATGGCTGCACCCCATGTTGCGGGAGCAGCGGCTCTTCTGTTGGCAGAGGATTCTAGTCTCACTCCGACGCAGATTAAAGATATTTTGATGAAAACTGTAGATCCACTGACCAGTTTACAAGGTAAAACAGTCACGGGTGGACGTTTAAATCTCAACAATGCGCTGAAAGCGGTTAATCAAACTCCTCAGAAGGCAACGATTAATGTTACTAGCCCCGATTGGTATGCCCAAGAAACTCGTTCAGGGCAGTCTGAAAATTCAGGATACTTTGAGATTACGCGATCGGGAGGCAATACAAACCAATCACAGACAGTGTACTACAGCGTATCTGGCAATGCCACCAATGGCAGCGACTACGCTCATTTATGGAACTCTGTAGTTATCCCCGCAGGAAAAACCAGCGTCAAAGTTCCTATCCACGTTATCGATGATTCTGTCTATGAAGGAACTGAATTTGTCAGTCTAACTTTGCAAAGTAGTTCTGCTTACGACTTAGGTAGTAGTAAGAGCAGTTCGGTATATATTTATGACAACGATCCTCAGTCTGAATCAACAATTAGTCTGATTACCTCGGACTCGTATGCCAGCGAACGTAAATGGAGTGAATCTCAGAATTCAGGTTTATTCCGGGTGTATCGTAGTGGAGGCGATAATAGCAAATCTGAAACGATTCGTTACACGGTGAGTGGGACAGCCGGTAACGGTAGCGACTATAACTATTTGCCCGGTTATATTACAATTCCGGCTGGTTCAAGCTACGCCAATCTTCCCATCACTGTACGAGACGATTCTACTTATGAAGGACTTGAGAATGTTCAACTAACTCTGAGTGCTGGTAGCAACTACAAATTGAGCAGTAGCAAGAGCGGTACGGTTTGGATTTATGACAACGATTCTCCATCAAAATCAACCATTAATATCCAAAGCTACGACACCTATGCCAGTGAAAATGGTAACTCCGGTTACGTGAAAGTGAGCCGCAGTGGTGGAAACAACAGCCAGAGTGAACGGGTTTACTACAGCATTACCGGCAGCAGCAGCAATGGCAATGACTACAGCTACCTGAATAGCTACATCGACATTCCTGCTGGGTCAACCACGGCTTACATTCCCATTAATCCAATTAACGACAGTATCTACGAGGGAACCGAAAGCGTTAGCATTAACCTGCAATCGAGTTCTGCCTACAATACTGGCAGCAGCACCAATGGCACGGTTTACATCTACGACAACGACCCCAAACCTAAGTCCACCATCAATCTGTACAGCAACGACACCTCGGGTTGGGAACGCAACGCGGGTGAAACTCCCAACGATGGTCAGTTCTATGTCTATCGCAGCGGTGGGGACAACAGTAAAGCGGAAACGGTTTACTACTCAGTCAGTGGGAGTGCGACTAACGGCAGTGACTACAGCTATCTTTCCGGCTATGTGACGATTCCAGCCGGTTCGAGTTTCGCCTACATCCCTGTAGATATCACCAATGACAGCAGTTATGAGGGAACTGAGCAAGTTCAACTGACCTTAAACAGCAACAGCAACTATCTTGTTGGTAGCAACACAACTCGCACTGTCACCATCTACGACAACGACCCCAAACCTAAGTCCACCATCAATCTGTACAGCAACGACACCTCGGGTTGGGAACGCAACGCGGGTGAAACTCCCAACGATGGTCAGTTCTATGTCTATCGCAGCGGTGGGGACAACAGTAAAGCGGAAACGGTTTACTACTCAGTCAGTGGGAGTGCGACTAACGGCAGTGACTACAGCTATCTTTCCGGCTATGTGACGATTCCAGCCGGTTCGAGTTTCGCCTACATCCCTGTAGATATCACCAATGACAGCAGTTATGAGGGAACTGAGCAAGTTCAACTGACCTTAAACAGCAACAGCAACTATCTTGTTGGTAGCAACACAACTCGCACTGTCACCATCTACGACAACGATTTCAAATCCACCATCAGCATTAACGGTTATGACAACTATGCTACTGAAGATGGTAACTCCGGTTACGTGCAAGTGAGCCGCAGTGGTGGCAACAACAGCCAGAGTGAACGGGTTTATTACAGCATCAGTGGCAGTGCCAGCAATGGCAATGACTACAGCTACCTGAATAGCTACATCGACATTCCTGCTGGGTCAACCACGGCTTACATTGCGATTAATCCGATTAATGACAGTATCTACGAGGGAACCGAAACCGTTAGCATTAACCTGCAATCGAGTTCTGCCTACAATACTGGCAGCAGCACCAATGGCATGGTGTACATCTACGACAACGATTTCAAATCCACCATCAATATCAGCAGCTACGACACCTATGCCAATGAAAACGACGGCCTCGGCGATCGCGGTTCCGTGAAAGTAAGTCGTAGTGGTGGCGATAACAGCCGTAGCGAAACTGTTTACTATTCCGTAAGCGGCACTGCAACCAATGGCAGCGACTACAATCGCCTCTCTGGTTCTGTTACCATCCCCGCAGGTGCAACCACGACATATATTCCCATCATAGCGATTGACGACAGCACCTACGAAGGAACTGAGCAACTCCAACTGACTTTGCAATCGAGTTCTGCCTACAATACTGGCAGCAGTACCAGTGGCATGGTTTACATCTACGACAATGACCCGCAACCTAAATCCACCATTAGCATCAGTAATTACGATCGCTATGCGATGGAAGGTGTCCACCAAGGTTCCATTCAAGTAACTCGCAGCGGTGGAAACAACAGCCAGAGTGAACGGGTTTACTACAGCATCAGCGGCAGTGCTGGCAATGGCAGCGATTACACCTACCTCCCTGGTTACATCGATATCCCGGCTGGCTCAACCACGACTTACATCACCGTCCGTCCAAATAATGACAGCAACTACGAAGGGACGGAGGAAGTGCGCGTCAATCTGCAATCGAGTTCTAATTACAATACGGGAAGCAGTACCAGTGGGTATGTCTATATTTATGATGATGATCCCGAGCCCAAGTCCACCATTAACATTAGCAACCACGATACCAACGCTGACGAAAATGGCAACGATGGTTATGTAAAAGTGACTCGTAGTGGTGGAAACAATAGCCAAAGCGAACGGGTGTACTATAGCATTAGCGGTAGTGCCATTAACGGCAGTGACTACAGCTATATCAACAGCTACATCGATATTCCGGCTGGGTTAACCACGGCTTACATTCCTGTTCGTCCTATTAACGACAGCACCTACGAAGGAACAGAATATATGTGGGTGACATTACAATCGAGTTCCACCTATAACACGGGAAGTAGCACGAGCGGCTATGTGAACATTTACGACAACGATGTTGCGGGTAACCCAGATATTGACATCCAACTTGATTACTACAGTAGTTTTAGCTCAACCGTTAAAAATGCAATGGAGCAAGCAGCTCGCAACTGGGAAGCAATCATTACTAAAGATAAAGTTGCCAGTGGGGTATTACAAATTGCTGTTACTCAAGGGTATCAAACTATGCAAGGCGAAAGTTGGGGACATTGGGGCGAAGCCACATGGACAACCTATCCTTATCAGCAGAATGCTCGGTATGACCT
- a CDS encoding DUF4114 domain-containing protein, with amino-acid sequence MFNLLFGSKKRSEATGFQPQSKRYQGPAMRLETMRTPSGIVLDDTESAEESEFEIEDVDSDWDVTAEDSEGAEEFSGDESDGDDVEVVGEGSTEPTFGDEELEELPFFDLEAEEAIADEPSGETEFDGVTDITKNSATSDEGVEDVEFIETEGESDESTGDETAIDPEENILNETAEEEVEAEEEFETAATDETEIGEEDLDPETNKIETSEEPENDELETVDSQTAETDAEDTEPENIAEEESESEVIAETENNSSNEEIEETDELPEETDTEESELVATANLSNLQPNFESGTFTVGETGEVEVDFLVDGGAYKGEVALVSLSGMEGLDPNSKEFIVESLSRAASNSELGYVVIKDTTEGARFTGRLGGHDFNSGEYQGVKTFMMRPGDEFFLMLVPNGTVQQALNNPHAGGALRPLFSLATANPDDAYHVGQISDITGDGSAFAWEDIRVDGGSDFDYNDIVLQFRGATGKAALMDDVVAEGKDWRGTELGQEVINYVTSQQPEEPVAEQPEIPEEPVAEQPEEPETPEQPEEPVAEQPEEPVAEQPEEPVAEQPEEPVAEQPEEPVAEQPEEPVAEQPEEPVAEQPEEPVAEQPEEPVAEQPEEPVAEQP; translated from the coding sequence ATGTTTAACTTACTTTTTGGTTCTAAAAAGCGTTCCGAAGCGACTGGATTTCAACCCCAATCCAAACGGTATCAAGGTCCAGCAATGCGTCTGGAGACCATGAGAACTCCTAGCGGAATAGTGCTTGACGATACCGAAAGCGCAGAAGAGTCAGAATTTGAAATTGAAGATGTTGATTCAGACTGGGATGTAACAGCAGAAGACAGCGAGGGTGCAGAGGAATTCTCTGGGGATGAGTCCGACGGGGATGATGTAGAAGTTGTTGGAGAAGGCAGTACAGAACCAACATTTGGGGATGAAGAGTTAGAGGAACTGCCATTTTTTGATTTAGAAGCGGAAGAGGCGATCGCTGACGAACCCAGCGGCGAAACTGAGTTTGATGGTGTAACCGATATTACCAAAAACTCTGCTACCAGCGATGAAGGGGTAGAGGATGTAGAATTTATTGAAACTGAGGGCGAAAGTGACGAGAGTACCGGGGATGAAACGGCGATCGACCCCGAGGAAAACATCCTCAACGAGACAGCAGAGGAAGAGGTAGAAGCAGAGGAAGAGTTTGAAACTGCCGCAACGGACGAAACTGAAATCGGGGAAGAAGATTTAGACCCGGAAACCAATAAAATTGAGACATCGGAAGAACCGGAGAATGACGAACTAGAGACAGTTGACAGTCAAACCGCTGAAACCGATGCTGAGGATACGGAACCCGAGAACATTGCTGAAGAAGAAAGTGAATCAGAAGTCATTGCTGAAACCGAGAATAACAGCAGTAACGAAGAAATAGAAGAAACCGACGAACTCCCCGAAGAAACAGATACCGAAGAGAGTGAATTAGTCGCCACTGCCAACTTAAGCAATCTGCAACCGAACTTCGAGTCGGGTACTTTCACAGTCGGAGAAACTGGCGAAGTCGAAGTAGATTTCCTGGTTGATGGGGGTGCATATAAAGGAGAAGTTGCCCTTGTCAGTTTATCGGGAATGGAAGGACTCGACCCCAATTCAAAAGAGTTTATTGTAGAATCTCTTTCTCGCGCCGCTAGTAATTCCGAACTCGGTTATGTCGTGATTAAGGATACCACTGAAGGCGCAAGATTTACGGGACGCTTAGGGGGACACGATTTTAATTCCGGAGAGTATCAAGGGGTAAAAACCTTTATGATGCGACCGGGAGATGAATTTTTCCTGATGTTAGTTCCCAATGGAACCGTACAGCAGGCGTTAAATAATCCCCATGCTGGCGGAGCATTGCGTCCGTTATTTTCCCTAGCAACAGCCAATCCGGATGATGCCTATCACGTTGGACAAATTTCCGATATTACCGGAGATGGTAGCGCGTTTGCTTGGGAAGATATTCGAGTTGATGGAGGAAGCGATTTCGACTACAACGACATCGTTTTACAATTCCGAGGAGCCACAGGAAAAGCTGCATTAATGGATGATGTCGTTGCCGAAGGCAAAGACTGGCGCGGCACAGAATTGGGTCAGGAGGTGATTAATTATGTCACCTCGCAACAACCGGAAGAACCTGTTGCCGAACAACCGGAAATTCCTGAAGAACCTGTTGCCGAACAACCGGAAGAACCAGAAACTCCTGAACAACCGGAAGAACCTGTTGCTGAACAACCGGAAGAACCTGTTGCCGAACAACCGGAAGAACCTGTTGCCGAACAACCGGAAGAACCTGTTGCTGAACAACCGGAAGAACCTGTTGCTGAACAACCGGAAGAACCTGTTGCTGAACAACCGGAAGAACCTGTTGCTGAACAACCGGAAGAACCTGTTGCTGAACAACCGGAAGAACCTGTTGCTGAACAACCGGAAGAACCTGTTGCTGAACAACCG
- a CDS encoding ShlB/FhaC/HecB family hemolysin secretion/activation protein, translating to MQKNMIFNVLGYGVAIPVFLAIANCSAGQAIAADIEALLPEESAEFLTLKLQETGREKALNNSDRFEIFATQGKVADRTTPGEELGNLGWLEDGEMSCDRQASRNENRPCDDSLEINLQSIASQEQPPTLSAGMPEAIAQTPPSPPPQPPTQEPLPPLPEVPPAPPEEEQPPVLSPPEEQPAPEESPEVEIPIRQVNVTGSTVLTDTEIQTIVAEVEGQTVSLDRLRQLADQITQIYLDRGYITSRAVLGDQVIEDGIVEIQVIEGTLAAIEVEGNNRVRESYIRSRIELGGGAPLNTARLEDQLRLLRLDPLFQNIEASLRAGDEIAQSILTVRVQEANPFGLNLGVDNLSPPSVGSERLGGTVRYRNVTGFGDEIAASYYWGTGDSQIYDLSYRIPVNAMNGTLGFRVAPNRNGIVQDEFRELNIEGESELYEVSFRQPWVRSPRQEFATSLGFTFQESQTFVAGEPFGFGSGPSADGITRTSTFKIGADYLRRDVQGAWSVRSLLNIGTGLFDATDNDDPIPDGQFVSWISQVQRVQRLGGSQLLIIQADLQLSPHSLLSSQQFVIGGGQSLRGYRQNVRSGDNGFRLSVEDRIVILRDTSGIPIFQFAPFLDMGTVWNHVDNPNELPRQTFLAGIGMGVLWQVFPGFNVRLDYGRPIFQIDDKGTNAQDEGFYFTVNYQL from the coding sequence ATGCAGAAGAACATGATATTCAACGTTCTGGGGTATGGGGTGGCAATTCCGGTATTCTTGGCGATCGCTAATTGTTCTGCGGGTCAAGCCATAGCAGCAGATATCGAAGCCTTACTCCCCGAGGAATCAGCAGAGTTTCTGACTCTAAAACTCCAGGAAACAGGCAGGGAGAAAGCCCTCAACAATAGCGATCGCTTCGAGATATTTGCAACTCAGGGAAAAGTAGCCGATCGGACAACCCCGGGTGAAGAATTGGGAAATTTGGGGTGGCTAGAGGATGGGGAAATGAGTTGCGATCGCCAAGCGTCTCGGAACGAGAATCGCCCCTGTGATGACAGTCTGGAGATTAATTTACAGAGCATAGCATCCCAAGAGCAACCCCCTACACTCAGCGCCGGAATGCCAGAGGCGATCGCCCAAACCCCTCCCTCACCGCCCCCGCAACCTCCCACCCAAGAGCCATTACCCCCCCTACCAGAGGTCCCACCGGCCCCCCCAGAAGAGGAGCAACCCCCCGTTTTGAGCCCGCCAGAAGAACAACCCGCTCCAGAAGAATCTCCCGAAGTAGAAATTCCTATTCGCCAGGTGAACGTGACTGGCTCTACCGTACTCACCGATACAGAAATTCAAACCATTGTTGCCGAGGTGGAGGGACAAACCGTTTCCCTCGATCGCCTCCGACAACTCGCCGATCAAATCACCCAAATTTATCTCGATCGCGGTTATATCACCTCCCGCGCCGTACTCGGAGATCAAGTCATCGAGGATGGCATCGTCGAAATTCAAGTGATTGAAGGAACTTTAGCCGCTATTGAAGTGGAAGGCAACAACCGGGTGCGAGAGTCCTATATCCGCTCTCGGATCGAACTTGGGGGGGGCGCGCCCTTGAATACCGCCCGCTTAGAAGATCAGTTGCGGTTACTGCGCCTCGACCCTTTATTTCAAAATATTGAAGCCAGTTTGCGTGCTGGAGATGAAATTGCCCAAAGTATTCTCACCGTGCGGGTACAAGAAGCGAATCCCTTTGGGTTGAATTTAGGTGTGGATAATTTATCCCCTCCGAGTGTCGGTTCGGAACGTTTAGGGGGAACTGTCCGCTATCGCAACGTGACGGGGTTTGGAGACGAAATTGCTGCCAGTTATTATTGGGGAACCGGAGACTCGCAAATCTACGATCTCAGCTATCGGATTCCGGTGAATGCGATGAATGGAACCTTGGGGTTTCGGGTAGCACCGAACCGAAATGGCATCGTTCAAGACGAGTTTAGAGAGTTGAATATTGAAGGGGAATCTGAACTGTATGAAGTGAGTTTTCGACAACCTTGGGTGCGATCGCCCCGACAAGAATTTGCCACCTCCCTCGGGTTTACCTTCCAGGAAAGTCAAACCTTTGTTGCAGGTGAACCGTTTGGGTTTGGCAGTGGTCCTAGCGCCGATGGGATTACCCGGACTAGCACATTCAAGATTGGCGCGGATTACCTGCGCCGAGATGTTCAAGGCGCTTGGTCCGTGCGATCGCTGTTGAACATCGGAACGGGTTTATTTGATGCCACTGATAATGACGACCCCATCCCCGATGGACAATTTGTGAGTTGGATTTCTCAGGTGCAGCGAGTGCAACGGTTGGGGGGTTCCCAACTGTTAATTATCCAAGCGGATTTACAGTTAAGTCCCCATAGTTTACTTTCTTCCCAGCAGTTTGTGATTGGGGGGGGTCAATCCTTGCGGGGGTATCGTCAAAACGTGCGATCGGGAGATAATGGATTTCGCTTGAGCGTCGAGGACCGGATTGTAATCCTCCGCGATACCTCCGGAATTCCCATCTTTCAATTTGCCCCATTTTTAGACATGGGAACCGTTTGGAATCATGTCGATAATCCCAATGAATTACCGAGACAAACCTTTTTAGCCGGAATCGGAATGGGTGTACTCTGGCAAGTTTTTCCCGGTTTTAATGTGCGACTTGATTACGGACGGCCTATTTTTCAAATTGATGATAAAGGGACGAATGCTCAGGATGAGGGATTTTATTTTACGGTGAATTATCAACTGTAA
- a CDS encoding universal stress protein produces the protein MTYHKILAAIDRSPQSDFVIEQVLDLAEKEKAELMLFHAIQVEALAEISPMVGTGMGLSPSLGREIPELQRQRLDGQVQKTKEILQEYASMAMARNIPTICHHSVGDPGVVSCELAKSWGANLIVVGRRGRKGMTELLLGSVSNYITHHAPCSVLIVQGALPVT, from the coding sequence ATGACTTATCATAAAATTCTGGCTGCGATTGATCGTTCCCCCCAATCAGATTTTGTCATTGAGCAGGTGCTCGATTTAGCAGAAAAAGAAAAAGCCGAACTGATGCTATTTCATGCCATCCAAGTTGAGGCTCTAGCAGAGATTTCACCGATGGTGGGGACAGGCATGGGGTTAAGTCCATCTCTAGGACGAGAAATCCCCGAACTTCAGCGACAACGACTCGATGGGCAAGTCCAAAAAACCAAAGAAATACTCCAGGAATATGCTTCTATGGCAATGGCCCGGAATATTCCCACCATCTGCCATCATAGCGTCGGCGATCCCGGTGTCGTCTCTTGTGAGTTAGCCAAAAGCTGGGGCGCTAACTTAATTGTCGTAGGTCGCAGAGGTCGCAAAGGGATGACCGAACTCTTGTTAGGCAGCGTCAGTAACTACATTACCCATCACGCACCTTGCTCGGTTTTAATTGTCCAAGGCGCGTTACCCGTCACCTAA